Proteins co-encoded in one Prescottella sp. R16 genomic window:
- a CDS encoding TetR/AcrR family transcriptional regulator has translation MTERPDGSDDADNFRVGVAAQAIRLFAEHGYEATTVDEIAAAAGVSRRTFFRQFRSKEDVIFTDHEALLAQASTHLATTAEDPWTAVCTAAHLVFDRFRENRELSVRRYRVVQRVPALRDRELVTVHRYERLFTDYLRDAVPSAPAVDVVGFAASVTACHNYLLRAMIRGDETATAHALERTLADIRRRYGVVPAADAPAADTAVTVVTYPTGTSPDEVARRVREQLTQP, from the coding sequence ATGACTGAGCGCCCCGACGGATCCGACGACGCCGACAATTTCCGGGTGGGGGTCGCGGCGCAGGCGATCCGATTGTTCGCCGAGCACGGTTACGAGGCCACCACCGTCGACGAGATCGCGGCGGCGGCGGGAGTGTCGCGGCGGACCTTCTTCCGGCAGTTCCGCTCCAAGGAGGACGTGATCTTCACCGATCACGAGGCGCTGCTGGCCCAGGCGTCGACGCATCTGGCGACGACGGCGGAGGATCCGTGGACGGCGGTGTGCACGGCAGCCCATCTGGTGTTCGACCGGTTCCGGGAGAACCGGGAGCTGTCGGTGCGCCGGTATCGGGTGGTGCAGCGGGTGCCGGCGTTGCGCGACCGCGAGCTGGTCACCGTGCACCGGTACGAGCGTTTGTTCACCGACTATCTGCGGGACGCGGTGCCGTCGGCTCCGGCGGTCGACGTCGTCGGGTTCGCGGCGAGTGTCACCGCCTGCCACAACTATCTGCTGCGCGCGATGATCCGCGGCGACGAGACCGCCACCGCCCACGCACTCGAGCGCACCCTCGCCGACATTCGACGCCGGTACGGTGTCGTGCCCGCCGCCGACGCGCCGGCCGCGGACACCGCAGTGACCGTCGTGACCTACCCGACCGGGACCTCCCCGGACGAGGTCGCTCGACGCGTCCGGGAGCAACTCACCCAACCTTGA
- a CDS encoding acyl-CoA dehydrogenase — MAGNPDFPLFQLNEEHDELRAAIRALSEKEIAPYAKDVDEHARFPEEALTALINSGFNAIHVPEAYGGQGADSVATCIVIEEVARVCGSSSLIPAVNKLGTMGLILKGSEGLKKKVLPGIAEGAMASYALSEREAGSDAASMRTRAKADGDDWILNGSKCWITNGGKSTWYTVMAVTDADKGANGISAFMVHKDDEGFVVGPLEHKLGIKGSPTAELYFENCRIPGDRIIGEPGTGFKTALETLDHTRPTIGAQALGLAQGAFDAAVAYTKDRKQFGKAIADFQNTQFMLADMAMKIESARLMVYTAAARAERGEKNLGFISAAAKCLASDVAMEVTTNAVQLFGGAGYTTDFPVERMMRDAKITQIYEGTNQIQRLVMSRALLK; from the coding sequence ATGGCCGGCAATCCCGATTTCCCCCTCTTCCAGCTGAACGAGGAGCACGACGAGCTGCGGGCCGCGATCCGCGCCCTCTCCGAGAAGGAAATCGCCCCGTACGCGAAGGACGTCGACGAGCACGCCCGCTTCCCGGAAGAAGCGCTCACCGCGTTGATCAACTCCGGTTTCAACGCCATCCACGTCCCCGAGGCCTACGGCGGCCAGGGTGCGGACTCCGTCGCCACGTGCATCGTGATCGAGGAGGTCGCCCGCGTCTGCGGTTCGTCCTCTCTCATCCCGGCCGTCAACAAGCTCGGCACGATGGGCCTGATCCTCAAGGGTTCCGAGGGCCTCAAGAAGAAGGTGCTGCCGGGGATCGCGGAAGGTGCGATGGCGTCGTACGCACTGTCCGAGCGTGAGGCCGGCTCCGACGCCGCGAGCATGCGCACCCGCGCGAAGGCCGACGGCGACGACTGGATCCTCAACGGCTCCAAGTGCTGGATCACCAACGGCGGCAAGTCGACGTGGTACACGGTGATGGCCGTGACCGACGCCGACAAGGGCGCCAACGGCATCTCCGCGTTCATGGTCCACAAGGACGACGAGGGCTTCGTCGTCGGCCCGCTCGAGCACAAGCTGGGCATCAAGGGCTCCCCCACCGCCGAGCTGTACTTCGAGAACTGCCGCATCCCCGGTGACCGCATCATCGGCGAGCCCGGCACCGGCTTCAAGACCGCCCTCGAGACCCTCGACCACACCCGTCCCACGATCGGCGCGCAGGCGCTCGGCCTGGCGCAGGGTGCGTTCGACGCCGCGGTGGCCTACACCAAGGACCGCAAGCAGTTCGGCAAGGCGATCGCCGACTTCCAGAACACCCAGTTCATGCTCGCCGACATGGCGATGAAGATCGAGTCGGCCCGCCTCATGGTCTACACCGCGGCCGCCCGCGCCGAGCGCGGCGAGAAGAACCTCGGTTTCATCTCCGCCGCCGCGAAGTGCCTGGCGTCGGACGTCGCGATGGAGGTCACCACCAACGCCGTGCAGCTGTTCGGCGGCGCCGGCTACACCACCGACTTCCCCGTGGAGCGCATGATGCGCGACGCCAAGATCACCCAGATCTACGAGGGCACCAACCAGATCCAGCGTCTGGTGATGTCGCGTGCCCTCCTGAAGTGA
- a CDS encoding 3-hydroxybutyryl-CoA dehydrogenase translates to MELVGVIGGGTMGAGIAEVCAKAGSNVLVLETKQEFADAAQARIASSIGKGVARGKITQEEADAAIARVRVTLDIEEFADRDLVIEAAPEIEALKYEIFGKLDKIVKPSGILATNTSSIPVIKVANATQRPEQVVGVHFFNPVPVMPLVEIISTLVTSPETAAAVTDYAKNTLGKTTVQAGDRAGFIVNALLIPYLCDAVRMLEAGYATAEDIDDAMKGGCGYPMGPLTLLDTVGLDIALAAAESLYAEFGQPHYAPPALLRRKVDAGQLGRKTGQGFYSYGK, encoded by the coding sequence GTGGAGCTTGTGGGTGTGATCGGTGGCGGCACGATGGGTGCCGGTATCGCCGAGGTGTGTGCCAAGGCCGGAAGCAACGTTCTGGTGCTCGAGACCAAGCAGGAATTCGCGGATGCCGCGCAGGCGCGCATCGCGTCCTCGATCGGCAAGGGCGTCGCCCGCGGCAAGATCACCCAGGAGGAGGCGGACGCCGCCATCGCCCGGGTCCGGGTGACCCTCGACATCGAGGAGTTCGCGGACCGTGACCTCGTCATCGAGGCCGCCCCGGAGATCGAGGCCCTCAAGTACGAGATCTTCGGCAAGCTCGACAAGATCGTGAAGCCGTCGGGCATCCTGGCAACCAACACGTCGTCGATCCCGGTCATCAAGGTCGCGAACGCGACGCAGCGTCCCGAGCAGGTCGTCGGCGTCCACTTCTTCAACCCGGTGCCGGTGATGCCGCTGGTGGAGATCATCTCGACGCTCGTCACGTCGCCGGAGACCGCGGCCGCCGTCACCGACTACGCGAAGAACACCCTGGGCAAGACCACGGTGCAGGCCGGGGACCGCGCGGGCTTCATCGTCAACGCGCTGCTCATCCCGTACCTGTGCGACGCCGTCCGGATGCTCGAGGCCGGCTACGCGACCGCCGAGGACATCGACGACGCGATGAAGGGCGGCTGCGGCTACCCGATGGGTCCACTGACCCTGCTCGACACGGTCGGCCTCGACATCGCGCTGGCCGCGGCCGAGTCGCTGTACGCCGAGTTCGGTCAGCCGCACTACGCCCCGCCCGCCCTGCTGCGCCGCAAGGTCGATGCCGGCCAGCTCGGCCGCAAGACCGGCCAGGGCTTCTACAGCTACGGCAAGTAG
- a CDS encoding Rieske 2Fe-2S domain-containing protein — MTSVHAEDVDTGEVRIIDQGAPPARFARGWHCLGLVDGFRDGKPHSVEAFGTKLVVFADSKGDLKVLDAYCRHMGGDLSQGTIKGDSVACPFHDWRWGGNGRCTDIPYARRVPPVAKTRAWATMEQDELLFVWNDPEGNPPPPEVTIPAMRSTDAEWTEWQWKSLVIDTNCREIVDNVVDMAHFFYVHYSFPTYFKNVFEGHVAVQEQKGVGRDDVTEWTDPDVPQLVGNTSVAAYHGPSFMIDDLTYHYDKYDVESVLINCHYPISPDKFVLMYGISVKKTEQVPAEIADQLVDAMIGYIGVGFEQDIEIWKNKTRIENPLLTNEDGPVYQLRRWYEQFYVDVADVTPDMVDRFEFELDTTKPVEAWKAEVADNLARRAAAEQA, encoded by the coding sequence ATGACCTCCGTGCACGCCGAGGACGTCGATACCGGCGAGGTTCGCATCATCGACCAGGGCGCGCCGCCGGCGCGGTTCGCCCGCGGCTGGCACTGCCTCGGTCTCGTCGACGGTTTCCGCGACGGCAAGCCGCACTCGGTCGAGGCGTTCGGCACCAAGCTGGTGGTGTTCGCCGACAGCAAGGGCGACCTGAAGGTGCTCGACGCCTACTGCCGGCACATGGGTGGTGACCTGAGCCAGGGCACGATCAAGGGCGACTCGGTGGCGTGCCCGTTCCACGACTGGCGCTGGGGCGGCAACGGCAGGTGCACCGACATCCCTTACGCCCGTCGGGTTCCCCCGGTCGCGAAGACGCGGGCGTGGGCGACGATGGAGCAGGACGAGCTGCTGTTCGTGTGGAACGACCCGGAGGGCAACCCGCCGCCGCCGGAGGTCACGATCCCCGCGATGCGCTCGACCGACGCCGAGTGGACGGAGTGGCAGTGGAAGTCGCTCGTCATCGACACGAACTGCCGTGAGATCGTCGACAACGTCGTGGACATGGCGCACTTCTTCTACGTGCACTACTCGTTCCCCACGTACTTCAAGAACGTCTTCGAGGGGCACGTCGCGGTCCAGGAGCAGAAGGGTGTCGGCCGCGACGACGTCACCGAGTGGACCGACCCCGACGTGCCGCAGCTGGTGGGCAACACGTCCGTCGCCGCATACCACGGCCCGTCCTTCATGATCGACGATCTGACCTACCACTACGACAAGTACGACGTCGAGTCCGTGCTCATCAACTGCCACTACCCGATCTCCCCGGACAAGTTCGTGCTGATGTACGGCATCTCGGTGAAGAAGACCGAGCAGGTTCCCGCCGAGATCGCCGACCAGCTGGTGGACGCGATGATCGGCTACATCGGTGTCGGCTTCGAGCAGGACATCGAGATCTGGAAGAACAAGACCCGGATCGAGAACCCGCTGCTGACCAACGAGGACGGCCCGGTCTACCAGCTGCGCCGCTGGTACGAGCAGTTCTACGTGGACGTCGCCGACGTCACCCCGGACATGGTGGACCGCTTCGAGTTCGAACTCGACACCACCAAGCCCGTGGAGGCGTGGAAGGCCGAGGTCGCCGACAACCTGGCCCGCCGCGCCGCCGCGGAACAGGCGTAG
- a CDS encoding RsiV family protein: protein MTTTSILRAVAVASTAGMLLAVVACSSDTDTDGVAETRQVTVTAVPSALSATSVQSSAPSTSTDESGYTATSVRVAGDTGRVRYDVVVPQIEGGDPAVAAEFDESMRAALQDQIDGWPEDRFTLESTDRSAVVHIGSRVVSGLLVTSWNADPPGAHPTPIVATVVIDADDAQPITLDRLFPDLQAGLNRLSEESARLLPATAAGPDFPREGIEPKQENFANWVATPAGMEIHFSDYQVGPHAIGLIDITVPWDRLSDVVAPDLVDVVSS, encoded by the coding sequence ATGACGACCACCTCGATTCTTCGTGCAGTGGCTGTGGCGTCCACGGCCGGAATGCTCCTCGCCGTCGTGGCCTGTTCGAGCGACACCGACACCGACGGCGTGGCCGAGACACGACAAGTGACGGTGACGGCGGTTCCGTCCGCTCTGTCCGCGACGTCGGTGCAGTCCTCCGCGCCGTCGACGAGTACAGACGAAAGTGGTTACACCGCAACGAGTGTGCGGGTCGCGGGTGACACCGGCCGGGTCCGGTACGACGTCGTGGTGCCGCAGATCGAGGGCGGAGACCCTGCCGTCGCAGCCGAGTTCGACGAGTCGATGCGCGCCGCGTTGCAGGACCAGATCGACGGGTGGCCGGAGGACCGGTTCACACTCGAATCCACCGACCGGTCGGCCGTCGTGCACATCGGGTCCCGCGTCGTCAGCGGGCTGCTCGTCACGTCGTGGAACGCGGATCCACCCGGCGCGCACCCGACACCGATCGTCGCGACGGTCGTGATCGACGCCGACGATGCGCAGCCGATCACGCTCGACCGGTTGTTCCCGGATCTGCAGGCGGGCTTGAACCGGCTGTCCGAGGAATCCGCGCGGCTCCTGCCCGCGACCGCCGCCGGACCGGACTTCCCGCGCGAGGGAATCGAGCCGAAACAGGAGAACTTCGCGAACTGGGTGGCCACCCCGGCCGGGATGGAGATCCACTTCTCCGACTACCAGGTGGGCCCGCACGCGATCGGGCTGATCGACATCACGGTTCCGTGGGACCGGCTGTCCGATGTCGTGGCGCCGGACCTCGTCGACGTGGTCTCGAGCTGA
- a CDS encoding MFS transporter produces MTAPALHLTSSRGRWVVAATVLGSSLAMLDGTVVNVALPRIGADLGTEVSGLQWVLSGYTLTLAALILLGGALGDRLGRRRVFVWGTVWFAIASVLCAIAPGVDVLVAARLLQGIGAALLTPGSLAIISASFDEEDQGAAIGLWSGLGGVASAVGPLLGGWLVEVAGWRSVFLINLPLAVAVVWVTARHVPETRDPHPSERLDLAGSVLATLALGGLTYGLIEKTVWAVVAGIVLLAVFVVVERRSRYALVPGSLFASRVFVAANLVTLAVYAALGGVFFLLLLQLQIVSGYSPLAAGVASLPITILMLLLSARAGRWAQVHGPRIPMTVGPLLGAGGLLLMLRIGPEASYPTQVLPAVVVFGLGLAALVAPLTAAVLGSVSSDRAGIASGVNNAVARTSQLLAVAALPALAGIGADALTDPAAFASGFRVAMLVCAGLLLVGAAISAVMIPRKAAPEAAAEATAGESVACRPHCDVTAPAVQPPTN; encoded by the coding sequence ATGACTGCTCCGGCGCTGCATCTCACCTCGTCGCGGGGACGCTGGGTCGTGGCCGCGACCGTGCTCGGTTCGTCCCTGGCGATGCTCGACGGCACCGTCGTCAACGTCGCACTGCCCCGGATCGGCGCGGACCTCGGTACCGAGGTGTCGGGCCTGCAGTGGGTGCTCAGCGGCTACACCCTCACACTGGCCGCCCTGATCCTGCTGGGCGGCGCCCTGGGTGATCGCCTGGGTCGTCGCCGCGTGTTCGTCTGGGGCACAGTATGGTTCGCGATCGCATCGGTGCTGTGCGCGATCGCGCCGGGGGTCGACGTACTGGTGGCCGCGCGTCTGTTGCAGGGCATCGGCGCCGCGTTGCTGACTCCGGGCAGCCTCGCGATCATCTCGGCGTCGTTCGACGAGGAGGACCAGGGGGCCGCGATCGGGCTGTGGTCCGGGCTGGGCGGGGTCGCATCCGCGGTCGGCCCGCTTCTCGGCGGGTGGCTCGTCGAGGTCGCGGGGTGGCGTTCGGTGTTCCTGATCAACCTGCCGCTCGCGGTCGCGGTCGTGTGGGTCACGGCGCGACACGTCCCCGAGACCCGGGACCCGCATCCGTCGGAACGTCTCGACCTCGCCGGATCCGTGCTCGCCACACTCGCGTTGGGCGGGCTCACCTACGGCCTGATCGAGAAGACGGTGTGGGCCGTGGTCGCCGGCATCGTCCTGCTGGCGGTGTTCGTCGTGGTCGAGCGCCGCTCGCGGTACGCGCTGGTGCCGGGATCGCTGTTCGCGTCCCGGGTGTTCGTCGCCGCCAACCTGGTGACCCTCGCGGTGTATGCGGCGCTCGGCGGGGTCTTCTTCCTGCTGTTGCTGCAGTTGCAGATCGTCTCCGGGTATTCACCGTTGGCCGCGGGCGTCGCGTCGCTGCCGATCACGATCCTGATGTTGTTGTTGTCGGCGCGGGCCGGACGCTGGGCGCAGGTCCACGGCCCGCGGATCCCGATGACCGTCGGGCCGCTGCTCGGCGCCGGAGGCCTGCTGCTGATGCTGCGGATCGGGCCGGAGGCGTCGTACCCGACCCAGGTCCTGCCGGCGGTCGTGGTGTTCGGCCTCGGGCTCGCCGCACTCGTCGCGCCGCTCACCGCAGCCGTGCTCGGCTCGGTGTCGTCGGACCGGGCGGGTATCGCGTCGGGCGTCAACAACGCCGTCGCCCGCACCAGCCAACTGCTCGCGGTGGCGGCACTCCCCGCGCTCGCCGGGATCGGTGCGGACGCCCTCACGGACCCCGCGGCATTCGCGTCGGGATTCCGGGTCGCGATGCTCGTCTGCGCCGGACTGCTCCTGGTCGGGGCGGCGATCTCCGCGGTGATGATTCCCCGGAAGGCCGCACCGGAAGCGGCGGCAGAAGCAACGGCGGGCGAGTCCGTCGCGTGCCGGCCGCACTGCGACGTCACCGCGCCCGCCGTGCAGCCGCCCACGAACTGA